GCCTGGATATCCCGTGGCGGCGGGCACAAGCCGCGTCGCCGTACCTGCTCGAGCACCGGCCGGACCTCCTCGTGCCACCAGGCGTCGGCCAGTTCGTCGCGGCTGCGCACCGGCCGTCCGGCCAGCATACGGCGGAATCCCCAGGCCTCGGCCGAGTCGGCGAGCCGGAACCAGTCGGCCGGGTCGTCGAGCCACAGCCCGAGCCGGACGTCGTCCGGCAGCGGCACGCGCTCCAGGAACATCCGCTCGGCGGTCTTCGACGGCAGGTCGGCGAGCGTCAGGCAGCGCAGCGCGCAGGCCACCGTGCTGATCCACCGGACCCGCGCGCGGATCGTGCGGGCACCGCGCGCTCGTGCGATGGCGACGCGGTGGTGGCCGTCCTCGACGAAGAACATGTCGGTGAGCCGGACGAGCCGCACCGGCGGGAGGTCCGCCGACGTCCGCGTCAGGTGCTCCCAGCGGTCACGCAGCGCCCGGTTGCGCGGCCGGAACTCGCGGTCGAAGTCCCCGGCGCGGGCGACCGTGCCGACGACGCCCGCCAGCGGCACGTCGTACACGCCTTCGTCGACCTCGGTCTGCTTGCCGAGCGCCTGGAGCGTGTCGTCGAGCGGCATGATCGCGAGGTGGTCGGGACGGCGAGCCTCCGCGATCGCCCTCAGCTGAGCGGCGTAGCCGCGCCACCAGGCCGAACCGAACGAATCGCCCATGTGAGGGGCAACACGGCCGGCCGGGTGATCATTCCCCCAGGTCGGCGGCGGTCGGGTAGGACGGCTGCGCCCCGGGCCGCGTCACGCTGAACGCCGCGACGCGAACGGCTCGCTTCGCCGCGGAGACCAGATCGGCACCGTCGGCCAGCGACGCGGCGAGCGCGCCCGCGAAGGCGTCCCCGGCCCCGGTCGTGTCCACGGCCGTCACCTGCGGTGACGCCACCTCCGTGACGCCGCCGGCTTCGACGACGACCGCACCGGCCGCGCCGAGCGTGACGACGGCCGTCTTCGGCCCGAGGTCGAGGAGCTTCCGGAAGTCCGCGCCGGGACCGGTCAGCCAGGCGGCCTCGTGCTCGTTGACCAGCAGGACGTCGAGCTTGGCGAGCGTCTCCGGAGACAGCTTCGCCGCGGGAGAGAGGTTCAGCAGGACTTTGACGCCCCTCTCGGCGGCCCTGGCGACGGCGTGTTCGACGGTCGGCAGCGGCACCTCGAGCGAGACGACCACGATCTCGACCCCGTCGAAGACGGCGTCGACGTCGGCGGGCTCCAGGCCCGAGTTGGCGCCGGGGGAGACGAGGATCGAGTTCTCGCCGTCCGGGGTGACGGTGATGTAGGCGATGCCGGTCGGCCGGTCGCTGGTCCGCACGAGCCCGGTGTCGACGCCCGCGGCGCGCAGCGAATCGAGCAGCAGCCTGCCGTAGGGGTCGTCACCGACCGCGCCGAGCAGCGCGACGTCCGCCCCGAGCCGGCCCGCCGCGACCGCCGTGTTGGCGCCCTTGCCGCCCGGCGAGAGCACCGTGTCGCCGCCCAGCACCGTCTCCCCGCCGGCCGGTCGCCGGTCGACCGCGACGACGAGGTCGGCATTGGCGGATCCCACAACGAGC
This window of the Amycolatopsis balhimycina FH 1894 genome carries:
- a CDS encoding ribokinase, which codes for MNSDVLVVGSANADLVVAVDRRPAGGETVLGGDTVLSPGGKGANTAVAAGRLGADVALLGAVGDDPYGRLLLDSLRAAGVDTGLVRTSDRPTGIAYITVTPDGENSILVSPGANSGLEPADVDAVFDGVEIVVVSLEVPLPTVEHAVARAAERGVKVLLNLSPAAKLSPETLAKLDVLLVNEHEAAWLTGPGADFRKLLDLGPKTAVVTLGAAGAVVVEAGGVTEVASPQVTAVDTTGAGDAFAGALAASLADGADLVSAAKRAVRVAAFSVTRPGAQPSYPTAADLGE